The nucleotide sequence CCCCCAGAAAGAGGAAGTTCGAGAAGTCGCAATTGATGAATCCGACCCAACAAAAATCATCCGAGTGGGCGTATACCTGTCCGACGACTTATGTTCAaagatcatctctttcatcaaagACAACGCTTCAACGTTCGCCTGGAAGACCTCCGACATGAAGGGGATCGACCCCGCAGTTACATCCCATGAACTGCACGTCGACCCCACGTTCAAACCCATCCGACAGAAGCGACGCAAACTCGGTCCGGAAAGATCTAAAGCAGTGAACGACGAAGTCGACAGGCTCCTCGACGCGGGTTTTATTACAGAAGTCCGATACCCCGAGTGGTTAGCCAACCCGGTCGTcgtcaagaagaagaacggcaaatggcgcatatgcgtcgatttcacggacctcaacaaggcGTGCCCAAAGGATAGTTACCCACTCCCTCACATCGATCGTCTCGTCGAGTCAACCGCTGGCAACGAACTCttaaccttcatggacgctttctcagGCTACAACCAGATCCTGATgcatcccgacgatcgcgagaagacggcATTCATCACCGACAGAGGGACCTATTGCTACAAGGTGATGCCCTTCGGGCTAAAGAACGCCGGTGCGACCTACCAGCGACTCGTTAATCGAATGTTCGCTGACCAACTTGGCAATACCATGGAAGTGTATATCGACGATATGCTAGTCAAATCACTCAAGGCCGACGACCACCTCAATAACTTGCGCGActgcttcaagatcttgaacgactatgggatgaagctcaacccggccaaatgtaccttcggtgtcacttccggagaattcctcggctacatcgTTACTCAGCGAGGAATAGAAGCCAACCCCAAGCAGATCTCAGCGATTCTCGACCTTCCAAGCCCGAAAAACAGCCGCGAAGTGCAGCGACTAACGGGACGCATCGCAGCTCTCAACAGGTTCATCTCGCGATCGACCGACAAGTGTCTTCCCTTCTACGAGCTACTAAGGGGAAACAAAAGGTTCCTCTGGGATGAAAAATGCGAGGAGGCGttcaatcaactcaagcattatCTCACGACCCCACCCGTTCTATCAAAGCCAGAAGCCGGCGACACACTGTCTCTCTACATCGCCGTTACATCCTCCGCCGTCAGCAGCGTATTAATTCGAGAAGACAGGGGAGAACAAaaaccaatcttttacacaagtaaaagaatgacgGAGCCCGAGACGAGATATCCAACACTAGAAAAAATGGCCCTGGCCGTCGTCACCTCGGCAAGAAAATTGCGACCCTACTTCCAGTCGCACACGATCGAAGTACTGTCCAACCAACCACTCAGAACGGTTCTGCAGAATACCAACCAATCGGGACGGTTGACCAAATGGGCGATGGAGCTAAGCGAACATGATATCGTTTACAAAAATCGAACAGCAGCAAAGTCACAAGTCCTTGCCGACTTCTTGATCGAATTGACGCCAGAACTGGAACAAGACCTCATCCTACCAAACGTAAACTggatcctccacgtcgacgggtCATCCACGAGTAAAGGATCAGGAGCAGGAGTGCAATTGCAATCACCAACAGGAGAACTAATCCGGCAGTCGTTCAGCTTCGGCTTCGCGgcatcaaacaacgaagctgagTACGAATCCCTCATCGCGGGGCTCCGTCTCGCCAAGGCGGTGAAAGCAAAGCGAATCAGCGCTTACTGCGATTCTCAACTCGTCGTAAGCCAGTACCTCGGTGATTACGACGTCCGCAACGACAggatggacgcctacctcaaactcgtccaagacctcacgcgagacttcgagttcttcgaactcacgaaggttcctCGCGGAGAAAATGTTTGTGCCGACGCCCTCGCCGCTCTGGGAAGCAAGTTACACGACCAGGTCAAAAGGACAATCCCGATCCATAAAATCGAGAAACCGAGCATCGATACGAAGGCAGAACAGGCCGCGATTATAGCAGCGATCAACGACGCGATGGACATTGACGAAGTAGAATCCCCCTCGCCAGATGATCACTCAACAGATTGGCGCAAGGAACTCATCGATTACCTCGCGGAGGGTTTACTGCCCGTCGAAAAATGGGATGCCCGGCGACTGAAAAGACGCAGCACGCACTACGTCGTCCTAGACGGAGAACTACACCGATGGACTGCATCAAAGGTACTACTCAAATGTATCGCCGGCGACGAGACGAGACTCGTCATGGCCGAGACACACGAAGGAGCAGCAGGCAACCACTCGGGCGGGCGAGCTCTCGcactaaaagttaaaaacctcGGATTCTACTGGCCAACCATGAATGCCGATTGCGAGACATACGCGCGCAAGTGCGATAAGTGCCAGCGCCACGCCAAAACCATACACAGCCCAACGGAGTTTCTCCACACCTTGACTGCTCCATATCCATTTATGAgatggggaatggacatcatTGGTCCAATGCCGGCATCTCGACAAAAGAAGTTCATCCTGGTCCTCACTGACTACTTCACCAAATGGGTTGAAGCCGAAGCCTATGCCAGCATAACCGACAAGGAGGTACAACACTTCGTCTGGAAGAACATAATCTGCCGACACGGGCTCCCATACGAGATAATCACGGACAATGGTTCGCAATTCATCTCGCATCACTTCAAGGGCTTCTGCGACAGATGGCGCATACGACTCAACATGTCGACGCCGAGAAACCCGCAAAGTAATGGTCAAGCCGAATCGacgaacaagaccatcatcgacGGTCTGAAGAAACGACTCGACTTAAAGAAAGGATGCTGGGCAGACGAACTAGATGGTGTCCTGTGGTCCCATAGAACCACTCCTCGCGGAGCGACGAAAACTACGCCCTTCTCAATGGCCTACGGCATCGAGGCGATGGCTCCCGCAGAAGTGAACGTGACGAGCCTACGCCGGTCGCGAATGCCACAGAACGCTGAAATCAACCGCGACATGCTCCTAGATGCACTCGACGATATCGAGGAAAAGCGCGACCAAGCGCTACTCCGCATCCAGAATTACCAGCATCAAATCGAGAGCtattacaacaaaaaggtcAAGTCGCGCCCTCTCGAAATGGGCAACCTCGtcttaagaaaggtcttcgaaaacactaaggagTGGAAGGCCGGCAAGCTCGGAGCCAACTGGGAGGGACCATACAAGATAGTCGAAGTCATCAAGCCAGGAGTATACCGCCTCGAGACTTCGACAGGCGAAGCAGTACCGAGAGCCTGGAACTCCAAACATCTCCGCCTTTTCCACCCTTAGCCTGGAAACACAAACCCGAGTGAATGCGCCACAAAGGCCACTTTCACTCGCAATCTACTAATCGAGTAAAAGCGCCATAAAGGCCgcttttacccaaaaaaaaaaaaaaaaaaaaaaaaaaaaaaaaaaaaaaaaaaaatcgagtgaATGCGCCACAAAGGCCACTTTCACTCGCAATctaagaactacgaatggcttgattcccgcaaagggatacgtaggcagcccaaagaaaaagggtccagccgaaataaaaaaaaatatataaaaacccTCCCCGAGGAATCGATCTCCGAAGCAGACGATCACTTAAGCGATGCCTACTCGAGCACGCCCCGGCTCCTCGAACAAACGTATCGGCACTCGCATCCCACGATTGAATACGTCCTGATCAGACATGTATTCACGGGATCGACCGCGTTGCGACCTAAACCAACACGGCCGAGACAATGACTCCGATTCATCCTATAATTAACTAAGTAAGGTCTGGCCAACCAAACGCTTGAAAATTACATTGGGATCGACTCGGAACCGTCAAAGTCGAAAACTCTTAATTAACAATTTAAACTCAAAATGGCAAACGGTCGCGACTCAAAGAGGTCAATCGAGACAAAGTCATAacaagtttaaaattataatgattcgaCATCTCGAACAACATTTACACCGAACAAGCAGAGTCACTTCAAATCTTGAGAAGTCACGATTTTGATAGACAAATCTAAAGTAAATCAGTCCAAATCACCAAAAGAGTTCGAGATAGCGAGAAAACAGCAAAACAAAAGCCTCGAGGGCAaaggttcaaaaaaaaaaactacaacaaTGAGTCATATAAgactcaaaagaaaacaacatacaAGAGACGCTAATCCTCTCGGTCGCTCTCACGATCGTTGAGGGCAGAAAGCTCCGAAGCCCTGACACTCGACTCGCGAGCAACCTCCTCATTACCTCGACGAGACCCTTCAGCCGAAGTATCCGAGAGCACGAGGACAGGACCACCGTCTTCAGCAGCATTGGTCCCCCGATTAGGCGTCTCCCCCTCAAACGCAGCCGAAGAACCCTCTACAAAAGGCGTCGGCTCGTCGCGGCGCCCGTCGATTGGATCAGAGGGCGGAGTAACAAGATTTGCTGCGGTCTCTGGGTCGATCAGACCGACATTGGACCCGTAGGGATCAAGACTCGCCAAAATACGAGCATCCACAAACTGGGAATCCAATATAAGAGGAGAAAGCGTGAGATCCACCTCGGGTATCTCACCAACCTTGAGCTCCTCGGCCTCCTGCTCGTATTTTTTCTCTTGCTCCGCGAAAAGATCGATCGTGGCTTGCAGGATGTCGCTCCCAGCCCTCTTCAAGGCTTCGAGGCATTTTCTGGTCCCAAAAGCTTGGCTATGAAGCAACCGAGCCTTGTCGTAAAGGCTTCGACGTTCCTCTCGGGAGCGAATCCTGGCGAAGCGACGGTTAGCCTTTGCAGACATCTCGGCCTCAACCCTTCCTCGTTCCTTTGTCACTTCCAAGATCCTGGAATCTCTAAGGCGCTTCATCTCTCTTTCATGAGATGCAGCGAGCGAAGCTTTCTCGCCCTCGAGCTCAGCGTTCTTCTGCTCGAGTTCATGGATAATCCCGCGAGATGCCACCAAGTCGGCCTTGAGTTCGTCCCTTCGAGCCATCGCACGAGTGACCATCCCGTTGAGCCTCTCGACGTTAGCCTTTGATGTACTCAGCTGACGAGCAGAAGCTTCCTCCTTCTCCGCGTGTTCCTTCTTGGCCAGCTCAAGTTCAGTCGAGACTCCTTTCAGGGCAGTGTCGTACTTATCAATCACGACGTTCATCGCGCCGTCTCCCTAGACGAAcaagaagatgaaaatcataagagaaagagaaagagacaaCAAGTAATGCAACAAGAAGGGGAAGAGGTCGAAGTGTTTACCAGCAGCTTTGCCCTCGCAGCCTCCTCGTATTCATCCCCGAAGATGAGGTCCCTCACGGCAGGAAGGGATTTTGCCCTCCCTCTAAGCTGACGAAGAAGCTCCCCGCACTTCTCGGGAACGTACGCCAGAGGGGCCGGCCCTTCGTAGTGGAAAGAGACCTTATCCGGAAAGTTAATCCCGGGAGCCCTCCTTAAGATAGCAGAGCCGCGAGGAGACGTGCCGGTCTGAACGGCCCCCGCCCCAGTGATAGCCGGAGTCTCCTCGCTAGGAAGCGTCAGAACAGGAGATCGCACGTCATCGTCGATCTCGTCGTTGTGCCTTCTCACCAAAAGCGGCGACTCACCACTATCTTCGTCGGAACCATCCGGGATGGCGGCGTTAAGGGAAGCCTCAGATCCATCTGCTTCCCTCGCATCGTCTCGCTCTCTCGAGACTTCGGCCTCAGAAACCTCCTCTTCAGGCCGAGTTTCTTCGTCTTCCTCCTCAGTACCAGTCGGCTCCTCGGGGCCCTCCGATTGAGCCTCAACAGACCTCttggtcttcttcctcttcttcttcttctgaagatCACCGGAAGGGGGGACGCCGCTCGCCTCCTCGGCGTTCTCCTCGGCTCCCGAgacacccctcttcctcttcctactTTTCTTCGCACTCGCAGCACCGGAAGGAGGAACCTCGCTAGCGCGAGGGACAGCCGTCGAGGGCCCGCCCCCGCTAGTCAGTCCTAGTTGAACGGCAAGCATCGCGCTCAAGTCTGGAAGAGTTCCCATTCTCTTTGCCTCTTTGACTTGTTTCTGGATATCTCTCGGAAAAATTTCCAGCCTCTTCGCGCGAATAGGAAGAACTGTTGGAAGATCTGACCTCCACCCTCCTGAAAACACAAGGCAGAGAGGTTAGCACGCGACAAGCAAGCCATacggccaaaaaaaaatatatatacaagaaaCGGCGAGAGAACGCACTTCGAGCAATCCGATCTTTAAGCTCGTAGGTCTTCTCGACGGTGATCTCAGACCAACGGTAGATTCTAAGCAAAGCGACGGCTTGAACGCTCTTCAAGAAATCTTCGGGATAGACGGGAGACGTAGGATGGCCAACTGCgaacaaaagaaaaggagaatcTCATTAGGAACAACAAAGTCAGACGTAGTTCGCGACAAGGTACTCTACCACAGGATCGATTCCAAAGAACCCGATAGTCCTCCTGAGGAGGCTCCTCGAAAGCCGAGACGTCGGATTTAAGAAAGAAGTAAG is from Brassica napus cultivar Da-Ae chromosome A4, Da-Ae, whole genome shotgun sequence and encodes:
- the LOC125608237 gene encoding meiosis-specific protein ASY2-like → MGTLPDLSAMLAVQLGLTSGGGPSTAVPRASEVPPSGAASAKKSRKRKRGVSGAEENAEEASGVPPSGDLQKKKKRKKTKRSVEAQSEGPEEPTGTEEEDEETRPEEEVSEAEVSRERDDAREADGSEASLNAAIPDGSDEDSGESPLLVRRHNDEIDDDVRSPVLTLPSEETPAITGAGAVQTGTSPRGSAILRRAPGINFPDKVSFHYEGPAPLAYVPEKCGELLRQLRGRAKSLPAVRDLIFGDEYEEAARAKLLGDGAMNVVIDKYDTALKGVSTELELAKKEHAEKEEASARQLSTSKANVERLNGMVTRAMARRDELKADLVASRGIIHELEQKNAELEGEKASLAASHEREMKRLRDSRILEVTKERGRVEAEMSAKANRRFARIRSREERRSLYDKARLLHSQAFGTRKCLEALKRAGSDILQATIDLFAEQEKKYEQEAEELKVGEIPEVDLTLSPLILDSQFVDARILASLDPYGSNVGLIDPETAANLVTPPSDPIDGRRDEPTPFVEGSSAAFEGETPNRGTNAAEDGGPVLVLSDTSAEGSRRGNEEVARESSVRASELSALNDRESDRED